Genomic DNA from Cyprinus carpio isolate SPL01 chromosome A22, ASM1834038v1, whole genome shotgun sequence:
gcatttatttgatgtgtCAGTTTGCATTCATAAAACATGTTACAACAGCGATGGGGAAACAACAAGCATCTGTAGGTACAGTAAAACGCTGGACTGTGACACACCGAGGCATGTTTTCACAAACACTTGAGGATGGAGAAGCTGCAGCTGGTTCCTCCTGCACAGCTGCACAGCTTCCCGAAGCGAGCGCCTTTGCGAACCGCACACTGCTCACCCGCACCACACTAAACACACCAGTTCATCGTTTCTTTAATGGACAGTTTTCATTTAACAGAATTACATGAGGAAGCACAACCTGAACAACTCAATGTGTCAGTGTTCTGTGGAGCACATTGGCCCTTCATTCTTCATcccaaaattaaattctgtcttcgtttactcaccctcacgtcattccaaaccccaAAAAACTGTTTATCTTTGGAACAAGAATGAGGATATTCTCAAGATTCAGTCATCATTTTCATGTACATCCATTGAAAGGCAATCAACATGCAACAGGCTTCAGAAAGGACATGATCATAAAAGAAATTGAGcaatttaatccaagtcttctaaagatCATGAACTGATTTTAAATATTCACACATAAACACTGATCAGCACATACGTAGAGCTCATCAAATATGTCAAACAGAACTCAAACGATCATGTCAAAGGATGGacaaaaatgatgaaagaatattaaaaatatctaaatttgtgtgCCGGAGCTGAATGAGTGATGCataggtttggaaaaacatgaggctAAGTATACGATGACAGAATGTGCATCTTTGGGTGACTTAACTCTTTAATAATGGATAAAATATATCACTCACATCTTTAAAAAATGGGATTCATATTAGCATTAAGTTAACATAGGAACATTTGAATTAGTAGAGtggattttgctgtgtatttgCTAAACACTGCAGAAATATGTGACAAACAGTTATAAATGTATCTATTAAGCAACACATTTAGAAGTATTTTATCCTTTTGTCCTTTCTCTGAACAAATGTTTCAACCAAAGCATGGTTTTGTACTGCAGAATATTAATGACctagttacatttttataatatttatgtgtaaaCAGCCACTGTAAATGATTTTATTGCTGATCAGACTTACCGAGGGAACCCAGCCAAACCTCTTCTCTGCAGTGGGAATCTGGATGTTTCGCAGTTTTTCAAGAACTTCTTGAAGAGCTTCAatctataaaatacatatattttcctaattaattgaTCTGTTAATGCTGTAATTTTGGAATGATTTCTAGAGTGTCTGAAAGCAGTTCTTTTACCAGTTCTTTCTCCTCCTGAGTCTTCATGTTATCCTCTGAAGAGCGGATCTCTAGAAAATCATCACAACTAACTAGTAGCATTAAGACGGAGCAGGTTACGGTTAGAAGAAAGATCCGGTCACTAACCATTGTGTCGAGGAACAGGACTTGATCTGAGACGGACCGACTCTTCTCAGGTAACAGAAGAAGGACCATCTCAAGCTCTTATAAGCTCTCTGTGCAATGACAAATCCATTCTAGATGCATCAGATGTCAAGGGTCTTGTCTCCACCGTCCCTCTGTCCAGCTGAGAACGTCAGCACGATGATTCATACGTCTGACCCATGAACCTCAAACATCACACCACTGATGTACACCTAACCTCATCTTGGACTACAATCaccaatcatttttatttccggAGAAGATCATGTCATTACCGAAACATCTAGTACAAGACATAGGCATTTTTAAAGGAACCGGGGCCAGCTGCAAACAAATCCTTTTGCAAATctattttggtttttgtgtgtcaTGTGGGTTATGAGTGAAAATGAAACATGCATGTCACAGTGCTAAtgacaaaataatgtaaacatgtCAGCATTAACACATAACTATTAATTACTGAACAATTAGATCACCGTGACTTTAATACACAGAagatctgttaaaattattttccatataatgaaagctGGAAGTaggaaaaagaaatgaaaaagaagaaatgcATCACACCGATATTATAAAGTGTCATGAattaacagattttaatttttttgttaaaacttacCTTGAATCACAAATGTTAGCtgctaaaataatttataatttgagCTGTCGGGTCAGATTTCACTGGTCAGTTTCAAGTAATTCATCTTTGCACAAGTATTAGGTCCCATTGTTTAGCCTTGTAATGCTGCTGTATGCTGGATTTTAAAATAGTCCTGTTTCTCAAACAACCAGAGAACTTCCCTTGAAGCACATCATCTTGTTTTTCTGCACTGGACAAATCTACATTCACGTAAAATGTCAGATGTCCAGAATGGGAACAGTGACAGAGATGGACTCTTATACAACAAGAGTTTTAATGTCAAGTGATAAAAGGTTTAAAGTTTTCATGTAGTTCATTAGGTTTTGTAAATATAATCTGGATGTATttttatgagaaatgttttttcgtaaaaatatgacttattttatcattattgtgtgattattagtgtatacagtatatccaTATATGCCACTGCTATGCGGTAACAGAAGCATTACACTCCGCAGATGAACCCTTAGATGTCCTCTACATTTGTTCAGACAgtgaataaaaacactgaaatgctGCTCCCCAAAAGCCCAATGATTCAATGTTACAACATTTCCCTAAAAACGGActaaaaagtcagaaatgtaGAAACCCATTTATTTCTGCATTAGAGGCCTCctacaacaacatttaaaaggtgaaagattttttttctccgcTGTTTTTCAGGTCTTTGAGGGTTAAGAGGGAGATGTGTTTATTCACACCTGTAAGCCCTAACATTATTAACACAATGCTTCACTCAAAAAGGCATCTTTCCGAggaatttgttgttgtttgaacaaaGCATGTCCTTTGTTTGTTAGGTGTTTGTctctgttttgatgtttttaaaggattttataacattttattatccTTTGAGCACGGCAGTCAGTATTTTATGGATTATTTGACAAACATATGTGGATTGTGGATGTTCCTGAAATTGGAAGATTACATCCCCTAGGGCTAACAGGCCTGAGCCTGAGCCTTAGCCTGCTGCAGCCGCTTGCAGCTAACCGTCCTGGACCTGAGCCTTCAGCTTCTTGCAGCTAACCAGCCTGGAGTATCTGAGTATCCCATACTGAGGTCTGTGCTATTCACTTTTCTTAGTGCTAAAAGTTTAGGATAATGGTCTTATTTACTATTCTTATATGCCTATTGGGCATTTGGGATCTTGGAGTGAGCAACTGTTCCGTAGTTTACTACCAAAGATGGACATGGTTAGAATTTGGGTTAAATCAACAGGTGCGGATGTTGTTATAATTTCTGAAACTTGGTTAAGCAAATCTATTAATAATGAAGACATTAACATATTTGGGTACAATGTTTATCGTACTGATAGACCATAAAAGGGTGGTGGTGTAGCTATTTACATTAAATCAAGATTTAATACCTCTATTGTTTTGTCCCAATCAATTTGCAAACAAATGGAATTTTTGGCCTTGAATGTAGAAATAGCAAAGTCCCTTTCTATTGCTGTTGTTGGGTGTTACAGGCCTCCTTCAGCTTCAAAAGCGGCACTATATTCAATAAAGGATCTTTTGGCTAAATTAAGTTACACCGAACTACTTATGGCAGGAGATTTGAACTGGGACTGGCTAAATTCAAGTTCTGATGAATTTAAAAGGTTTTGTGACTCTATTAATCTTACCCAGTTAGTCCATCTACCCACCAGACCTAATCTTAAGAATCCAGAAAAGTCTactttgattgatttgattttaacaAATGTGCCTCATAAGTTCTCTTctctgggtgtcttctgtaatgATTTAAGTGATCACTGTGTAGTTGCTGCCTGTCGAAATACTAAAATTCCAAAATGTATACCGGTTTGTAAGAGGaatcttaaacattttaatgaacaagCTTTTCATCATGATTTGTCAATGGTGAAATGGGAAAACATAGGGTTACTACCAGatgtaagtgaaagtgaaagtcatgacatttgccaagtatggtaacccatactcagaattggtgctctgcatttaacccatccaagtgcacacacacagcagtgagaagtgaacacaccatgaacacacacttggagcagtgggcagctatatatccagcacccggggagcaactgggggttcagtgccttgctcaagggcacttcagccatgggtattgagggtggaagagagcgctgttcactcactccctcccacctacaactcctgccagcaccgagactcgaacctgtgacctttgggttacaagtccaaatctctaaccattaggccacagctacCCCTGTAGAGCTACCCCTGTAGAGAtagctttgacattttttaagGAAAGTTTTATGCAAATTGTTAACAAACATGCACCTTTAAGGAAATGCAGAGTGAAGGGGCGAGAAAATCCCTGGTTTTCACAAGAACTGGCAGATACCATATATGAGCGTAACAGAGCATGGGTCAAGGCAAGAAAAACAGATTCTTCCATTGATTGGTCTGTTTTCAAATGGCTTAGAAATAAATGCACTTCTCTTATCAAAAAGGCCAAATCTGAATACTTTTTGTCTGTTACCACTGATAACCTCAATGATCCACATAAATTCTGGAAAGTAATTAAGTCTCTTTCTGTGAATAAAATATCTCAGGTTCTtcctacatttgtttttaaagatttagtCCCAGTTTATGATAGAAGTGAAGTCTTGAATTGTTTTAATGAACACTTTATATCATCTGGTTCCTTGTTTGATACTGCAGGAACTTCCTTGATGAATCCTTGCACAGAATCCACAATGTTTTCTGGAGACCCTTTTAAATTTGCACCTTTTACTGTCTTTGAAGTGCATAAGGCTCTAAAAACATTGGATCACAGAAAACCCCCTGGACCAGACATGATGGAGCCTTACTTTTTAAAGTTGGCAGCAAATTTTATAGCAGAGCCACTTTCAATTCTTTTTAATCTTTCAATCAAAACCAAAGAAATTCCATCAGTTTGGAAATCAACTTTTGTTCTACCTTTATTAAAAGGAGGTGATCCAGCAGTTCTGTCTAATTATAGGCCAATATcaaatttatgtgtttttttcgaAAATTCTGGAATCTCTTGTTTGTGATCAGCTGAAAGCGTTCCTGTATTCAAATGACATCCTCTCTAAATTTCAATCAGGCTTCAGAAAAAAGCACAGTACTATCACCGCTACTATGAAGGTGATAAATGATATTGTTGCACTTGATAAGAAACAGTTCTGTGCTTCACTTTTTTTTAGAtctgtcaaaagcttttgacactGCCGACCATGCTGTTTTAAAGAACAGATTAATTTGCTCAATATTGTCAGAGCATGCAGTTGCATGGTCCTCAAATTATCTGAATAACAGGACTCAATGCATTAAATATGAGGGACTCTGTTCTGATTTTATTGTTGTCCATAAGGGGGTGCCACAGGGCTCAGTTTTGGGGCCCCTCCTATTTATCTTGTATATCAATGATTTGGGTCAAAATGTTTCTGAtgctaatatgcatttttatgctgATTATACAGTCATTTACTGCTATTGATCATCCCTTGCTCAGGCCATTGAAACCCTGCAGAAAGCTTTTGTTGCTGACTTGCTGTCCAGCATTCACTTTTTCAGTTGAAACTAGTCCTTAATGCTGACAAAACTAAGCTAATGTTGTTTTCAAATTTTACAATGGTGCCTCAGACTGTTCCAGTACTGTCTACTCTTAAAGGAAATATCATGGAGGTGGTTCATGAATATAAATATCTTGGTGTCTTGATTGATAACTCCCTCACTTTTAAACCACACATAGAACAATTtatgaagaaattaaaacttaaactggGGTTTTTCTTCcgtaataaattgtgtttttcttttgaagtAAAAAAGCGCCTTGTCACTGCAACTTTTTTATCTGTGCTAGATTATGGTGATCTTTTTTATATGAATGCTTCTTCTTCATGTCTTCAAATGGTGGACACGGTTTATCATGCTTCTTTGAGGATCATTACTAACTTTAGAGCCATGACGCATCACTGTGAATTGTATTCACAATTGGGATGGCCTTCTTTGGCTACTAGGAGGCAGGGACATtaatacacttttattttcaaagcTATGCTTGGATTACTGCCTCCATACATTTGTACTTTAATCACACAGAGAAGTGTTGACTCTTACTCCCTGCAATCAAATGATCAGTAGTTGCTCTCTGTTCCTTTTGCCCGCACTGAGTTGGGGAAGAAAGCCTTTGTCCACTTGGCTCCTTTTGCTTGGAATATGCTGCAGAAGGACTGGAAACTGACTGAGCTTTTGTccttaaacacttttaaaactaaGCTGAAAGCAATGGAGACTGCCTCAATAATGTGCAATTGTTTTTCATaacctgtgttattttaatgtttctttgtatgtttataattgtgtaaatgttgttgcctcttggccaggactcccttGAAAAATAGGTTTTTAATCTCAATGGGActctcctggttaaataaaggttaaataaataaaaaagaaacttttcAGAGATGGCCACAACTctgagacttttaaaaaaagcattaaaacggATCCAGAGATGGACAGCGTTGCTTAACTGTAAAgataattactgtatattaaagcaattgtttttaataagtaaaaacaacaatcaaagaCACGTACctactcaaaaaacattattttacatattcatctttatttgtttttctgagtGTTGATTACTGTagctaaaaataaacagaaattgaaTGGAATAGTTTGAGCTCTGTTGTTATTTGTAgcctttaatattttagtatgtgTAAATAATAGGGCTCCCTGTTTTATAGCATTAGCtgagatagattttttttaattgaatttatttaaagacagaGCTACAAATTGTTCAGTAAACCCCAGTTGAATAAAAACGAAAAAAGTGTTTTCTCCCCCCTGCTGTACCAAAAATGCATCAGATTTCATAACTGAGGCACTGAACCATCACTACACAGCAGCCCTCACATCAGAAAAAGAGAATGTGTGCAGTCATTAATAATATGTGCTTAAATAATACATGATACTAATTATAATATACTAATGttcttttttctctccatttcctGACAGACTGTGAGTGAGAAAGACTGGCgagatttacagtaaaaaataataaaataaaattacagtgaTTCAATTTTTGTGTTTAAGATGGTTTGCTGTGTAATTGgtactcaaaatataaaaaaggtgtgGTGTAAATATGGTTAAATGGCTTTTGGTGTATCAGCCACATAGGGCCCGAAAGCCCTTTACGGAACTCATACAAGAAAACCATATAAGGTTCATATATCGGCCACATCGGTTTTCATGATTTGGCTCACTTCAGGTTGGGCTACGGCACTGTTTGGGTTCAGTTCTGGCTAAAAAGATGTGGACCAGTTCTAATCTGGGCCACACTTTAGCTGTTGATATGGGCCAGATCTGAGCCAAAGGAAATCTGCTGATCTTCTGCAAAATTCCTGATCGCGTGGAATCATATCGAAGTGACTTTTTCTCCAGCAGAAATTCAGTCAACAATGGTTAACTCATAGTTTACATCTCTACCACCAGAGGGCCAAATCTTCCATACTGCAGCTAGAAAATGTacttattatagattatatagaCATGCAACACAATTCCACCAGTATCTTGGTCTTTATTGTTTAATATGAGACAGTGTACTGTGAATTATTGTAGAatccacaaataaatgaatgattaacATCATGAATCACATTATAAGTATGGTAGTTGAATTTCCTTTGGTTCTTCTTTAGGTAatggtttaaacacacacacaggccgcTCAGCTCATCAGATCCTGGTCGTTGAACGCAGTGTCTGCTGCGCTCATGTCCGGCTGTGAAGACTCTGTAGTGTTGGAAGGAGTATTGCTGACAACGAGCGGCTTGAACTCTTTCCAGGGTTTGGTGGGACAGTTGAGCGTTGAGCTTTGGGCCGTGCCGATGCTATCCATGGTTTCCTCAGAGGATTCTTTGACTTGCTTCTTTGGACTCGATTGTTTCTCAGGCATGATCCTAATAGGAGACCAGCCTGGTGGCCGTTTAAATCTTCCGACACTCTGAAAACAAGATGATGGGCATGAATGGGTTTAATGAAAATCTCTAGCAATGATGTGAAAATGATCGGTatcattgaataaaaataaaataattgaggTGGGGGTTCACCTTAACAATCACTGTCTGACATTCAACATGCACTTCTGGGCCCTCATGCCTCCACGGAGCCACATCCACAGTAGAGTTACACTGCAAAACCTCCTAAACAACAGCTTTATGTGAGAGACTACAAGTACACATTCCTTACCTTTGTTTGTATAACTTCATTTGAAGTATTCTGAGTACACTTTTTACATACAACTCTCTTCTGGCAATTCATTATAatgtatatgcacacacacacacacacacacacacacacacacacacacacacacatatatatatatatatatatatatatatatatatatatatatatataatttaatttaatattaatgtacactaccattcaaaaattttggggtctgcaggtttttttttttttttttttttcatttttcgaattaatgtttttatttagcaacATCTCTAATGTATCATGgctttaacaaaaatatgaaatagctCAACAAATTTCAATACtgataaaaatcataaatgtttcttgaacagtaaatcagcatattattatgatttctgaagatcatgtgacactgaagactggagtaatgatgctgaaaatacagctgtgcatcagatatattcacatagaaagcagctgtgttaaattgtaataatatttcacagtattactgttttaactgtattttttaccaaataaatgcagtcttggtgagcagaagagacttcttcgaAAAACGTTTAAAAACATCTCTAAATTTGTGAATGGTAGTATATTTTGGGATACAGCTAAGCCTTTAGAACAGTACAAGGAATTATAAAAATGGACATGTATATttgtaattcatattttaattaatcaaatgaattcatttgc
This window encodes:
- the LOC109054765 gene encoding cocaine- and amphetamine-regulated transcript protein-like, which gives rise to MVLLLLPEKSRSVSDQVLFLDTMVSDRIFLLTVTCSVLMLLVSCDDFLEIRSSEDNMKTQEEKELIEALQEVLEKLRNIQIPTAEKRFGWVPSCGAGEQCAVRKGARFGKLCSCAGGTSCSFSILKCL